The following are encoded in a window of Microbacterium sp. LWO13-1.2 genomic DNA:
- a CDS encoding LacI family DNA-binding transcriptional regulator translates to MSTIRDVAERAAVAPMTVSRVLNNPDSVSPETRGRVEAAITELRYIPNRVGLGLRRKRTKAIGLIVSDITNPFTIQQITGVGTAARENGYTVIFAQTESDPAEELRQLRSMIERRVDGVILSPVFNTPESVDFAQHARSEIVVLGYPMPDNDVDVVRCDTRTAAKAATEHLLDLGHRRIAMLSGAETIVTARERADGYRDAMRDAGVAPVVQFGAFTAGSGHEMASVVLRASEPPTALVTAGNVIALGAAQAARALGLSIPGDLSVTTFDNARTDVVLDPFFSGVIQPISEMAASATALLLQRIEGEYDGPGRDVLFPTTWDVHSSTGPPPA, encoded by the coding sequence ATGAGCACGATTCGCGATGTCGCAGAACGAGCGGCGGTGGCTCCGATGACGGTGTCCCGAGTGCTCAACAATCCCGATTCGGTCTCGCCGGAGACGCGCGGCCGCGTCGAAGCAGCCATCACCGAGCTCCGCTACATCCCCAACCGCGTGGGCCTGGGTCTGCGCCGCAAGCGCACCAAAGCCATCGGGTTGATCGTGAGCGATATCACCAACCCGTTCACGATCCAGCAGATCACCGGTGTCGGCACCGCCGCACGCGAAAACGGGTACACCGTGATCTTCGCGCAGACCGAATCGGACCCCGCGGAGGAGTTGCGTCAGCTGCGCTCGATGATCGAGCGTCGCGTGGATGGCGTCATCCTCTCGCCCGTCTTCAACACTCCCGAGTCGGTCGACTTCGCCCAGCACGCGCGCTCCGAGATCGTGGTGCTCGGCTATCCGATGCCCGATAACGACGTCGACGTCGTGCGGTGCGACACGCGCACGGCTGCGAAGGCAGCGACCGAGCATCTGCTCGACCTCGGGCATCGGCGCATCGCGATGCTGAGCGGCGCGGAGACGATCGTGACCGCTCGCGAGCGGGCAGACGGCTATCGCGACGCCATGCGCGATGCCGGGGTTGCGCCTGTCGTGCAGTTCGGCGCCTTCACCGCAGGCAGCGGCCACGAGATGGCCTCCGTCGTCCTGCGCGCGAGCGAGCCGCCGACCGCGCTGGTCACCGCAGGAAACGTGATCGCCCTCGGTGCCGCTCAGGCGGCGCGCGCGCTCGGACTCAGCATCCCCGGCGATCTGTCGGTCACCACGTTCGACAACGCACGAACCGATGTCGTTCTCGACCCGTTCTTCAGCGGCGTCATCCAGCCGATCTCCGAGATGGCGGCATCGGCGACTGCGCTGCTGCTGCAGCGCATCGAGGGCGAGTACGACGGCCCCGGACGCGATGTGCTGTTCCCCACCACCTGGGATGTGCACAGTTCGACAGGACCACCGCCCGCGTAA
- a CDS encoding extracellular solute-binding protein has product MKNRTTLTALTLTAAMGIALVGCGDSGGVGGPGEVEQNSGDKATITYWTWFPPQATLDAAIEAFEKENPNITVKLRTFEAADYQKQLPLALSGGEEIDVVGVQVSAMTDSVKDYLTPVDEWAGDWLGGVNETMVEQTAGMASDGELYSVPMGSIGSPLMYYNAEILDSLGLDVPTTGAEWKAAVDAIAAADPGVTPVVFSGEPYWQEEMLFGIAEQKSPGLSDDIIGGEGAWDQQGVIDGLNAYKSLFDQGIVGADVLSLLGSRPSELFAAGDAAFYIDGSWQNSLLSETFRADNGIDLADVGVAPLPVLDGGKPAVRALAEGGLGIPSSSKNVEAAAKFVEFMLGAGGADVWAKDLVLVPSLTGYELPDTVLTSDAARDGFAAATEVISAPTSQRDSQQDFLNQVEGNAILDVLRGTATAEDAAARMQSEWESGRYPHGTDK; this is encoded by the coding sequence ATGAAGAATCGCACAACGCTCACCGCCCTCACGCTCACCGCCGCGATGGGCATCGCGCTCGTCGGCTGCGGCGACAGCGGCGGCGTGGGCGGGCCAGGAGAGGTCGAGCAGAACTCCGGCGACAAGGCGACCATCACCTACTGGACCTGGTTCCCGCCGCAGGCCACTCTGGATGCCGCGATCGAGGCGTTCGAGAAGGAGAACCCGAACATCACGGTGAAGCTGCGCACCTTCGAGGCAGCCGACTACCAGAAGCAGTTGCCGCTGGCGCTCAGCGGCGGCGAGGAGATCGACGTCGTCGGCGTGCAGGTGTCGGCGATGACCGACTCCGTCAAGGACTACCTCACGCCCGTCGACGAGTGGGCAGGCGACTGGCTCGGCGGCGTCAACGAGACCATGGTCGAGCAGACCGCAGGGATGGCATCGGACGGGGAGCTGTACTCGGTGCCGATGGGCTCGATCGGCAGCCCATTGATGTACTACAACGCCGAGATCCTCGATTCGCTCGGTCTCGACGTGCCCACGACCGGCGCGGAATGGAAGGCGGCCGTCGACGCGATCGCCGCGGCCGACCCCGGCGTCACTCCCGTGGTGTTCAGCGGTGAGCCGTACTGGCAGGAGGAGATGCTGTTCGGCATCGCCGAGCAGAAGTCGCCCGGCCTCTCCGACGACATCATCGGCGGCGAAGGGGCGTGGGACCAGCAGGGCGTCATCGACGGCCTGAACGCGTACAAGTCGCTGTTCGATCAGGGCATCGTCGGCGCCGATGTGCTCAGCCTCCTCGGCTCCCGTCCGAGCGAGCTGTTCGCCGCCGGTGACGCCGCGTTCTACATCGACGGCTCCTGGCAGAACTCGCTGCTGTCGGAGACCTTCCGCGCCGACAACGGCATCGACCTCGCCGACGTCGGCGTGGCGCCCCTCCCGGTGCTCGACGGCGGCAAGCCGGCTGTGCGCGCGCTCGCCGAGGGCGGCCTCGGCATCCCCTCGTCGTCGAAGAACGTCGAGGCGGCGGCGAAGTTCGTCGAGTTCATGCTCGGCGCCGGAGGCGCGGACGTCTGGGCGAAGGACCTCGTGCTCGTGCCCAGCCTCACCGGCTACGAGCTGCCCGACACCGTGCTCACCAGCGACGCCGCCCGCGACGGCTTCGCCGCGGCCACCGAGGTCATCTCCGCGCCGACGTCGCAGCGCGACAGCCAGCAGGACTTCCTGAACCAGGTCGAGGGCAACGCGATCCTCGACGTGCTGCGCGGCACCGCGACCGCGGAGGACGCCGCCGCCCGGATGCAGTCCGAGTGGGAGTCGGGCCGCTACCCGCACGGAACCGACAAGTGA
- a CDS encoding sugar ABC transporter permease has protein sequence MTSDETRTMVTRDGGRRSRRRPSRAGRSPMRGWGYAVGFLAPLVVFYAVYFLYSFGILGVVSTQQVGLTFRNAVDVGLQNFVLVIQDPSFHRSLLNTVLFGVISVLVSLTLGFTLAMMLASGIRVRRLFYTVFLLPSLIPMSLFATVFGRMLETKDGAFNQFLRQFGLDAIAPDWLGDPTAAYVAVGILLTYTIGLPIMYYTTDVAQVNASIVESATLDGASVWQIYRIMLFPLLRSTHITVILSVILGSFRAFDIIYFSTGGQPGGRTDIVGTYIYKATLGLDRVGYAAAASILVLVIALAISVIQIVVKRKEL, from the coding sequence GTGACATCCGACGAGACCCGCACCATGGTCACTCGCGACGGGGGTCGGCGTTCGCGCCGGCGCCCGTCGCGGGCGGGTCGTTCGCCGATGCGCGGGTGGGGATACGCGGTCGGCTTCCTCGCGCCGCTCGTGGTGTTCTATGCGGTGTACTTCCTGTACAGCTTCGGCATCCTCGGCGTCGTCAGCACCCAGCAGGTCGGGCTCACCTTCCGCAACGCGGTGGATGTCGGCTTGCAGAACTTCGTACTCGTCATCCAGGACCCGTCGTTTCATCGGTCGCTGCTGAACACCGTCCTGTTCGGTGTGATCAGCGTGCTGGTCTCGTTGACCCTCGGCTTCACCCTGGCGATGATGCTGGCCTCCGGCATCCGCGTCCGACGGCTCTTCTACACCGTCTTCCTGCTGCCGTCACTGATCCCGATGTCGCTGTTCGCGACGGTCTTCGGCCGGATGCTGGAGACGAAGGACGGTGCGTTCAACCAGTTCCTGCGACAGTTCGGGCTCGACGCGATCGCACCCGACTGGCTGGGCGATCCCACCGCGGCGTACGTGGCCGTCGGCATCCTGCTCACCTACACGATCGGCTTGCCGATCATGTACTACACGACCGATGTCGCTCAGGTGAATGCCTCGATCGTCGAGTCCGCAACCCTCGACGGTGCCTCGGTCTGGCAGATCTACCGGATCATGCTGTTCCCGCTGCTGCGCTCGACGCACATCACCGTCATCCTCTCGGTGATCCTCGGCAGCTTCCGGGCCTTCGACATCATCTACTTCTCGACGGGCGGACAGCCGGGAGGGCGTACCGACATCGTCGGCACCTACATCTATAAGGCGACCCTCGGCCTCGACCGGGTCGGGTACGCCGCAGCCGCTTCGATCCTCGTCCTCGTCATCGCCCTCGCGATCTCAGTGATCCAGATCGTCGTCAAGCGAAAGGAGCTGTGA
- a CDS encoding carbohydrate ABC transporter permease: MARTEDVEALPLRARPVDRILIYGFLIVFAVAFAAPLVNAVQMSLAVGGIGNYWAVLTRDLNGVSIPQSFLNSAIVAVMHALLVCTIGALAAYAFSFIDFRGREAMYYGVLLFLAVPATAILVPVYFISGTLGLFNSHIGVALPEAVLTLPFAVLLLRNRMDDIPRQLVEAAIIDRATHVGIFRHVVLPLCRGPLANLAALSIMWSLQDFIFPSVLLRSSELTTAAQAVQSIKSAFAPTPLESSQYFAALVLLGVPALLIIVFAFRFVTRGLAAGGLKE, encoded by the coding sequence ATGGCGCGAACCGAAGACGTCGAGGCGCTGCCGCTGCGCGCACGCCCGGTCGACCGCATCCTCATCTACGGGTTCCTGATCGTGTTCGCCGTGGCGTTCGCGGCGCCCCTCGTGAACGCCGTGCAGATGTCGCTCGCGGTGGGCGGCATCGGCAACTACTGGGCGGTTCTCACCCGCGATCTCAACGGCGTCTCCATCCCGCAGAGCTTCCTGAACAGCGCGATCGTCGCCGTGATGCACGCGCTCCTCGTCTGCACGATCGGCGCGCTCGCCGCGTACGCCTTCTCGTTCATCGACTTCCGCGGCCGCGAGGCGATGTACTACGGCGTCCTGCTGTTCCTCGCCGTTCCCGCGACCGCGATCCTGGTGCCGGTCTACTTCATCAGCGGCACCCTCGGCCTGTTCAACAGCCACATCGGTGTCGCGCTGCCCGAGGCGGTGCTCACCCTGCCGTTCGCGGTGCTGCTGCTGCGCAACCGCATGGATGACATCCCCCGCCAGCTCGTCGAGGCGGCGATCATCGACCGGGCCACGCACGTCGGCATCTTCCGCCACGTCGTGCTGCCGCTGTGCCGCGGACCGCTGGCGAACCTCGCCGCGCTGAGCATCATGTGGTCCTTGCAGGACTTCATCTTCCCCTCGGTGCTGCTGCGCTCGTCTGAGCTGACCACCGCGGCGCAGGCCGTGCAGTCGATCAAGAGCGCCTTCGCGCCGACGCCGCTCGAGTCGTCGCAGTACTTCGCGGCCCTCGTGCTCCTCGGCGTTCCGGCGCTGCTGATCATCGTCTTCGCCTTCCGATTCGTGACGAGGGGACTCGCCGCCGGCGGATTGAAGGAGTGA